One Methylomarinovum tepidoasis DNA window includes the following coding sequences:
- the rimI gene encoding ribosomal protein S18-alanine N-acetyltransferase, whose translation MVELFQVVRRWWERDPQKAFYARFCPDTLAEVEIRPMKKRDLKAVAAIEASAYQFPWSSNIFKNCLKTGYSCWVAEAYGEIVGYGILSLGVGEAHVMNLCVAPDKQGQGYGRKLLEHLIVVAEKEAEMIFLEVRPSNEPAIRLYHRLGFNEVGRRKDYYPAGDGKREDALILARSLIPSQSKNAPEGGR comes from the coding sequence ATGGTGGAACTTTTTCAAGTTGTCAGACGATGGTGGGAACGCGACCCCCAAAAGGCGTTTTACGCCCGATTTTGTCCGGATACGCTTGCTGAAGTGGAAATCCGTCCCATGAAAAAGCGGGACCTGAAGGCTGTAGCCGCGATAGAGGCATCGGCTTATCAGTTCCCCTGGTCGTCGAACATCTTCAAGAACTGCTTGAAGACGGGCTATTCCTGCTGGGTCGCCGAGGCTTACGGAGAGATCGTCGGCTATGGCATCCTTTCCCTGGGTGTCGGCGAGGCGCACGTCATGAACTTGTGTGTCGCCCCTGACAAGCAGGGACAGGGGTATGGGCGGAAACTGCTGGAACATTTGATCGTGGTGGCCGAGAAGGAGGCGGAGATGATATTTTTGGAAGTGCGCCCGAGCAACGAGCCCGCGATCCGTTTGTATCATCGCCTGGGTTTCAACGAGGTCGGCCGGCGCAAAGACTACTATCCCGCTGGGGATGGCAAGCGGGAAGATGCGCTCATATTGGCACGCTCGTTGATTCCTTCCCAATCCAAAAATGCCCCTGAAGGAGGGAGGTAA
- the minC gene encoding septum site-determining protein MinC → MTTDTHAHQPAVEIKGTAVTLPVLSLRSGDMAAVMAQLQQHLAKAPEFFCRAPVVVDVSRLPAGESLDLAQLVTQLRALALIPVVLRGGEASLQAQAISCQMAVLPSGPIPETSTEPAPRAKPAPAEPPSLHRAMWVEQPVRSGQRIYARGTDLIVTASVGYGAEIMADGHIHVYGTLRGRALAGVQGDTECAIFCRDLQAELVSIAGHYQVSEQLDEVRGKSVRIRLQGTSLIVEPF, encoded by the coding sequence ATGACCACAGATACCCATGCCCATCAGCCCGCCGTGGAGATCAAGGGGACGGCGGTCACGCTTCCCGTACTGTCCCTGCGCAGTGGCGACATGGCAGCCGTGATGGCCCAGTTGCAACAGCATCTGGCCAAAGCGCCGGAGTTTTTCTGCAGGGCCCCGGTGGTCGTCGACGTCAGCCGGCTGCCGGCAGGCGAGTCTCTCGATCTGGCCCAGCTTGTCACCCAGCTGCGGGCGTTGGCGCTGATCCCCGTGGTGCTGCGTGGTGGGGAAGCATCACTGCAAGCGCAGGCAATTTCCTGCCAGATGGCGGTGCTGCCTTCCGGCCCGATTCCGGAAACCAGCACTGAGCCTGCTCCCAGGGCCAAACCGGCGCCTGCCGAACCCCCTTCCCTGCACCGGGCCATGTGGGTGGAGCAACCGGTCCGTTCCGGCCAGCGTATCTACGCCCGGGGCACCGATCTGATCGTGACCGCTTCGGTGGGGTATGGGGCGGAAATCATGGCCGACGGCCATATCCATGTCTACGGGACGCTGCGGGGTCGGGCGCTGGCCGGAGTGCAGGGGGATACCGAGTGCGCCATCTTCTGTCGGGATCTGCAGGCGGAGTTGGTGTCCATTGCCGGCCATTACCAAGTCAGTGAACAGCTGGATGAGGTGCGTGGCAAATCGGTGCGAATCCGACTCCAGGGGACATCCCTGATCGTCGAACCTTTTTGA